The Burkholderiales bacterium JOSHI_001 genomic sequence CAGCAGGGCCAGCGGCGCCAGCATGAAGCTGGCCGCACCCAGGTCGAACAGCGCGCCGATGCCCATGGCCGGCAGCAGCCGCCAGGGCAGCAGCAGGCTGGCGTCGCCGTTGAAGACCGCCAGGCCAAGCCGCACCGCGGCGTTCAGCAGCAGGAAACCCGCCAGCAAGGCCCACAATGCACGCATGCGGCTGGCGCCCATCCAGGCGCCCAGGCGTGCCCACCCGCCGGCGGCGCTCAATTCAAAGTCATGGCAATGCTCATGGCGTGATTGTCGGTCCTGGCGCTTGACCCGGCCTTAACCCCGCACGGTGCCGGGGCACCGGGCAAGGCCGCTCAGAACAGGCTGGCCTGGGCAGGCGCTTCGGCGGGCGCCGATGGGGCCGTCGGCCGGCGGAACTGGGTCAGGTCCAGTTCAAAGCGTTCGCGGTTCAGGCCCAGGCGCTGGCAGGCCTTGTGGAAGCGCTGGCGCAGCAGTTGCGCCCACACGCCCTGCCCGGTCATGCGCTGGTGGAAGCGGGTTTCGTTGTCCTTGCCGTCGCGCATGTCGCGCACCCGGGCCATCACGCGCGCGGCGCGCTGCGGAAAATGTTGCTGCAACCACTGCTGGAACAGCGGGTTCACCTCCCAGGGCAGACGCAGCACGATGGAAAACGCGCGGGTGGCGCCCGCCTCGGCGGCGGCTTCCAGGACGCGTTCCAGCTCGGGTTCGTTGATGAAGGGGATGACCGGCGACACGCTCACACCCACCGGCACGCCGGCATCGGCCAGGGTGCGCAGGGTGCGCAGCCGGCGCTGTGGCGACGCCGCGCGCGGCTCCAGGATGCGCGCCAGGGCCGGGTCCAGGGTGGTGATGGACAGGTAGACCGCGGCCAGCTTCTGCGCCGCCATGGGGGCGATGAGGTCCAGTTCGCGTTCCACGCCGGCCGACTTGGTGATCAGCGAAAACGGGTGATGGTGCTCGGCCAGCACCTCGATGACCGAGCGGGTGATGCGCAAGCGGCGCTCGGCCGGCTGGTAGGCGTCGGTGGCCGAGCCGATGTTCAGCAGCAGCGGCTCGTAACCCTTGGCGGCAAAGGCCTCGCGCAGCCGCTGGGCGGCGTTCAGCTTGGCCACGATGCGGGTTTCGAAATCCACCCCGGGCGACAGGTTCAGGTAGCTGTGGGTGGGCCGCGCGTAGCAATAGACGCAGCCATGCTCGCAGCCACGATAGGGGTTGATCGACAG encodes the following:
- a CDS encoding DNA repair photolyase (PFAM: Radical SAM superfamily), whose product is MRSIPIVPAVPELPVAVHKGRGTAWSLPHRFQTLQREAHDDGWGTLDQQVAEEPLAPATHIIEENVKTILAGNDSPDIGFDLSINPYRGCEHGCVYCYARPTHSYLNLSPGVDFETRIVAKLNAAQRLREAFAAKGYEPLLLNIGSATDAYQPAERRLRITRSVIEVLAEHHHPFSLITKSAGVERELDLIAPMAAQKLAAVYLSITTLDPALARILEPRAASPQRRLRTLRTLADAGVPVGVSVSPVIPFINEPELERVLEAAAEAGATRAFSIVLRLPWEVNPLFQQWLQQHFPQRAARVMARVRDMRDGKDNETRFHQRMTGQGVWAQLLRQRFHKACQRLGLNRERFELDLTQFRRPTAPSAPAEAPAQASLF